The stretch of DNA GTCAGGGCTTCATAAAGGCAGATCACAACTTCATCCAGAAATTCACCGTTGACTCCGTTCGATGTAAGGAACGTTTCTGCGGAACGCACGAAATCATCCAAAGTCTTCAAATCACAAGGCATTTCCGCAACATAGGTCAGTTCCGGTGCCAGGGTTAGATACAGAAATGTAAGGTCATCGGACAGATCGGCTTCTCCCTGAAATTCAGCCAGATTGCGGATCAGCTTCTTTTTGAGCAGATTCGCGGGTGTCTTTTCCAGTATGAACTTCTGCAGTTTTTCTGTTTCATAAAATTCTCCGCTTGAATTTTTCATTTCAGGAATTCCGTCCGTGTAGATGAATACAAGGTCCTGCTCTTCCAGCACCTGTTTTCCTTCGGTGTAACTGCTATCATTATTTACACCTAGTGGCATTCCCTGTGTAGGTAGTTCCAGCAGCTCTTTTCCCCTGACAATGTACCCGCTTTCGTGCCCGGCAGAAGAATAAGTCAGTTCCCTCTTCTTGTGGTCATAAATACCGATGAACAATGTAATGAACATTTTCTGGAACAGCCCTTTGATTTCCTGATACAGGATCCTGTTTGCAGTACACAGAACCTGAGAAGGGCTCCTGGCTTCTGATAGTACAGCACGGAAAATTCCTTTTCCCATTGTGGACAAAAGGGCGGAGGGAATCCCTTTGCCCGAGACATCTCCTACCAGAAACGCAAGCCTTCCACCGTCCAATTCCATCAAATCATAAAAATCGCCTCCGGTTTCCCTGGCAAATTCGCAATGAGCATCAAAATACATCCCGTCAACCTCAGGTAATTCCGCAGGAAGACAGGAATATTGGATCTCCTGTGCAAGATGCAGCTGTTCGCTGATCACTTTGTTTTCCGCAAGCTCGTTGTAAAGCCTTTCTTTATCCAGGATGATCGCGAGATGTTCGGCTATGGCCTGCAGAAAGTAAAGATCTTTCACCTTGAACGGCGGCTGCTCAGATTCGGTTTCCAGATAAATCAGGCCAAGTCTCCGGTTCCCTGAAACAAGCGGTACGCAGATCACTGAATGGATTTGATACTGGATGACGCTTTTGGCCATCTCAAGCCCGGTATCTGCAGCAGCGTTGGCAGTGAAAAAGCCTTCTCCACTTTGCAGCACTTTATTTACAATGGTTTTACTGAGATGATATTCTCCTTCGTCAAAGTAGTCTTCCACTTCCTTGATCGAAACGGGTTTGTATTTTCCCTCCTTATTCAGAAGCATGATAAACCCGCGCTTCACTCCGAAAAAAGAGCTTATCTTGTCCATGATATGGTTGAATATCTGCTGGGATTGTTCCTCGCTGTTGATCTGCCTGGCAATGTCGTAAAGAGTAGAGATCTCGCTGATTACTTTTTCCAGGGCTTTCTTGAACTCCGCTGGAAAATCTGGGAACTGCTCCAGATAACTCTCAATGATCATCCTGGTTGTTTTCAGTTCCTTTGCAAACGAAAGTGGAATTTCTGAAACAACGAACTCTAATTCACCTATGCTGACAGGACTCAGATCTCTAATCCGGGTTTTCTCTAAAACCTCTTTCTTTTCTAAAAACGTACCCAGCGTCGACCCTGTGTCCTCTATAAAAAATTGCCCTGATTCAAACACAATCCTGCAGTGATGTCTTGAAATTCCTCTGAGCTTCAAGACCAGGTCACAATCAGGATTCTTCCCCAGTACCACGATGTCTTTTTGGGGCCGTGCGATTTCCCTGACAGGCTTTCCATTGATCGATTCGTAGAAGTACATTATTCCACCCCGTAGATTGGCAGGTAATCAGAAAAATCTGGTTCGGCCATCCTGTTCCGGTCTAAAACTGTTTTAAAGATCTCTCTGAGCTTTTCAGAGAGTTCTTCGTCCCCGGCTTTGTGAGTCTTTCCGGTCAATCCCAAAAGCGCCTGCATATGATAAGGGTCACTTTTCAATGCTGTAAAATATCTTGATCTGGCACGCTCATTCTGCCCCAGCTGCTGATAAAGTCTCCCCAGGTTGCAGCACACATCAGGGTTTGAACTTGTTCTGAAAGCCAGATCCAGTATCTGCTCGGCTTCACTCAACTGTCCGGCTTTGGCATGACAGATTCCAAGATTGTTCATGGCTACCAGCTTCCAGTCGGAAATTTCATGTTCCATAATCCGCTTAAAACATGAGATCGCAGGTTCAAGTTTCCCCATTTTATAATATAGAATACCCAGGAGGTTATTCAATTCAGGGTTTGCTGGATCCTTGCGGCATAATTTATCTGTTTCCAGAATCAGATCTTCAATCTCCTCTGTGCCAGCTTCCACTCTGACTGAAAGCATTTTAATCCCGACCTCCGGGTCATCCGGTTTTATTTTCAAAGCTCTGTCCAGGCTGCAAAGACATGCCGCTAAATTACCAGCCCTGTGGAAAATAGCTCCCTGTTGAAGATATCCGCCAAATTTTACTGAAGGCTCGGTGGAAACTCCAAGCAGCCTGTCCACTTCCTGACAGGCTTGTTCATCCGCACGGAACCAGGAAGAAATCCTGGCCATTAGCAGATGCAATTCAGGAGATTCTCCACGTGTAATTCCCTGTCTGCACATGTAATATGCACCCCCGTAATCTCCAGACGACAGGTATGCCTCTGCCAGTTTGGCGTAAACCCTCCCTCTTGAATAACCTTGGGACAGAAGTTGTTGCAGAATCTTCCGGGCTTTCTCGGGACTCCCGATCTTCAGATAGCAGTCAGCAAGCATGAAATAGGCTTCTGTGGGTCTGCTGTCGAAATCGATCAGATCTCTGAAAACCCCAATCGCTCCCTGATAATCTCCCTTCTTGATCAGAAAAACGGCGTATCTGGATGGGTTGTTTTTCCGCTCCAAATCACTCTTGGCTGAGATTTCCAGGTCTAAGTCATTCAGAGCCATCTGACAAAGTGGTTCTGCGGGAACAGTCAATGTTTCCCGGTAACTTGCTGCAGCTTCGAGCCCTTTTTCCATCAGCAATTTATTTGCTTCCAGAATCTCCCGTAAACTTCCTTTGGGGAAATTTTTCTGATAATCAATGATCAGGCTGAGCATCTTCTCCAGATTCCCGTTTTTAAAATAAACCCTGCACAGCCCGTGAAAGGCTTCCTCCCGCGGAAAGTCTTTGATTGATTCCAGGTAATATGCCTCCGCGTTATCGAGGCTGCCCAAGCGATAGTAACAGAAAGCCAGTTTTAATTTAAGTTCTCTGTCAACAGGAGTCAGTCTTAACAGTTGATCCAAGTATTCGATTGCCAGAGAATAGTTTTCATGGCCTAGGGCTTCAGCGATAGTTCTGTGCAGCTGATTCACAGCTACCTTGTTGATGTCCTCGCCTTTTTTCCCTCTGTCCGGTATTTGCCGATACAGCCATCCGAAGGCAAAGTACAAAAAAATTAATCCCAGAATGGTTGCTGTATATTTGCTCACTTTTGATCCGAAAACAATATATTTAGCAGGGGCACTGCTCAGTTTTCTGCGGGATTCCAGAATCAGTCTGCGGGACTCCCTGGATGTTTCCGAACTCGCTTCAGTCAGTAGTTCGTAAGTCAGAGAATCGTCAATTTGCTCACTGACATGAAGCCCACTTTTTAATTCGGACAAGTTCGGAGAAACCAGCATTTTTTTCAATTCTTCACGAATCGGCCCTGTTCCGTATTTCCACAGGATCTTAATAATGTTTCCTTTGATTCTAGGATCGGATTCGCGTTCCAGATATCCCAGTAAAAACGGTGCAAGCTCTGGATCATTAAAATATCCTAAACCTTCCACCGCGTTGGCTCTGACCCTTTTATCACCATGGTTCAGATAGGTTTTTAAAATAATTGCTGCTCTGTTTACCCCTGTATACGCGATCTTTTTCAACAGAGTCGCGATTTCAACCGGATTTTCTGTCGCCATCAACTGCCCTTCAAGTTCTGGCAGGGAATCAGTCTCAACTGATCTAAACTGTTTCATACTCAACTCTTGATTTCCTCAAAACTTTTCAGGATATCCATGAAATATCGTTCCCCGTCAACTGAATCTTCTGTATCCAATCTGATTTTGTATAGGTTATCCTTTCCAAGCCGCAGCGCTTCAAACACTTTTTTTCTTTCCGTAGGCCTGCCGATCAGATAATTCATCACTATGAAATTCGGAAGATGTGCTGGAATAGCAGAACTGCCAAACTGAAAATCTCGCGATTCTTTTTCCAATACTTTCACGTGGTGCGCAAGTGCTTCCTGCAGATTGGAGCAGTATCCGACAGGTTCGGTGCTGACCCGGATTTCTACAGGACTTTTTTCTGTGCCGAGTATTTGAAGCCTTATTTCATTGAACTCTCCGTATTGATCTGTGAATTCAGAATTGCTGAGTGAAAAAGTGAAATTCAAACGTTCTGAGATAAAACTGTCCCCGATCCGCTGATGGATCGGTTCGTTATCCAAAGGGTGGATCAGTTTGCCGGACCTTGAGTACTGTGTGATCCTGGCTGACTGCTTGATCCAGTTCAATGTTGAGAGATCTGAGATTAATCCGGACTTGCCTGTCAGATCTCCTTCCCAGATCGGAAAATACAGTGCTTCCTGTAATCCGGAATAGTTCAGATCCAGCACATCTTTTCCCAGATGAAGTCTACCCCAGAAATCCTGGCGGAAAAACCCCTGAGTATATATAAATCCAACGCAATCCTGGGCTTCCATGCCAACTGCCCTGAGAAGAGCGTTGAACAGCAGTGCAACTTCCAGTCGAGTGCCAGTGCCGGATTTGATTACATCAGCCGGGAATCTGAATTGCACCCCTGTTTCCAGTTCTACTTTCAGTCTTCTGCAAAACTCGGAAATCCGGGCAATTATTAATTCGGGGTTTTCTTCTCCCTTCACGATCTGCCCGGCCAGTACAGAAATTTCGTCCGTACTAATGGTGTGACTGATCTTTTTGGGCAGTCTGCCGGTATGATTCAAAGCACTAAGATAAGTCCGCTGGTTTTTAATTTCTGTAAGAGTTCCATTTACAAGCAGCGGCGCAATGGCCTCGATAAGTCCAACTTCAATTTCACAATCTGTGATCGCTGAGCAATCCAGTGAACAGACTGGTTGAACCCATAACGGTGCAATCGGTTCGCTGCTCTCATCCATCCTTCGGATTATCAGCTGAAGATCAGAGTCAAGCAGAGTCAACAGTTCCCGGCTGGAGTTAAAAAAAAGATTCTGCTCTCTTCCACAATAATTAACCGCAAATTCTTCCAAAGCTCCCTGCTTAAATCTGTCTCCAAGTTTTCTGGAAGTCATCCTGGAAACTCTGCAGGTCTCTTCGTCAAAGACATCAAACTCGCTGACTTCATAATCAGTAATTTTATTTTCACGGTAAAGTTCGGGCAGCGTAAATTTCAGATAAAAATTTTCAGGAACTCCTGATCTTCTGAATTCTGTTCCATCCAAGAAAAAAACAGCCGCTCCAGCCTGGAATTTAATCTCAAGATTTTCAATCAATTCTCCATTGATTTTTGATTTTTTTAGAATTGCGACAGGATTCAGGTTGGAATCTGTGTACTCATAGTATGTATCTTCGTGAATTGATTCCTCCTCTCCCTTTTTTTCGCTGAATGTCAGAATAAAAAGACGGCAAGTCCTGCTCTCATATCTCTCTTCGCGGAAATCCCTGGTCAGATCCAGAATTTTGATTCCGTTTCTGTAATAGGAAAATTTTTCTGCATGAAGGGTAAAGGCGAAAAACAAAAACAATAGAAAAGTTCTCAATTTTCCCTCTTCAACCTGTATTTTACATAATAGCAGGGCAGCGTGTCTACTCTCAGAATTTTGTTTATGGTATAATTTCCGAATGATCTATCAGAATCCCTCGCTGACAGTTGACGGTTTGATTTACGATTCCAGGCGGCTGTTGCTGATTAAAAGGAAAAACGAACCGTTTGCAGACTGCTGGGCCCTTCCTGGAGGATTCGTTGATTACGGTGAAACAGTGGAGCATGCCCTGCGCAGGGAAATGCTCGAAGAAACGTCTCTCAGGGTCAGCAATATATATCTGTTTGGGGTTTTTTCAGACCCGGATCGTGACCCCCGCAGCCATACTGCCAGTATTATCTATCTGATCCCGACCGATTCCCTTGCTCAAGCTAAGCCTGCAGATGACGCGAAGGAAACCTCTCTTTTTCCTTTCAAAGAACTGCCAGATCTGAAACTGGCCTTTGATCACAATAAAATAATCAGTGAGTTTGTAAAATTTTTATCTGATCCAGCGCTTTATCTAGCAGATAGACTACCATGTCCAGACGGTACCCGGCTTCGGAACGGATGTCTGTAATCGGTTCACAATCTGTCCGGATGATTTCTGCCGCCTGAGCACGCTCAGCTTGTCCGACAGTTGCACAGTTGTTGAGATAGTCCATTGTTTTCCTGGCCAGGACAGGAGTCTTGTAAACAGCACCGAGCGCGATCCTGAACAAAGTGTCATGCCGTACCGCCAGAGACACTTTGGCGATTGCCAGAGCTTTTCTCTGCCCCATTTTCAGAAACACTCCTGCACCGTTTGCAGCTGGAATGATTATCTTTTCTATATATTCGCCTCTCTGCAGTATGTTCAGACCCGGACCAGTAAAGAAAGCATTGAGTTCAATTTCACGCTTCCCGGCAATTCCATCTATGGAAAGCCTGGCTTCATTAACAAGGAGTGCTGGAATCGTATCCCCGGCCGGTGATGAATTGGCTACATTTCCAGCGAGTGTACCCTGATTCCTGATCTGAGGAGAACCTACAGCTAGACAGGCAGAAGCCAGTTCGGGATGATCCCTGCCGATCCGCAGGTCTCGCGCAACTTCTGAAAGCGTAACTGCACCACCGATCCGGAGCACAGATTCTTCTGAATCAATTCCCTGCAGAAATTCAAGATCATGAATATCGATCAGCGAAGAATCGAAAAATTTTCCCTCTTTCAGCTTCACCAGGATATCTGTTCCGCCATTGACAATCTGATAAGGGTCCAGCGTTTCCATCAGATGCAGAAGTTCTTTTCTGTCCCGTGGTTTGTAGATTCGATTTTTCAATGCTCGTCTCCAATTTCCAGAGCTGCACGGATCACTGCTTTGACTATTTTATCGTATCCTGTGCAGCGGCAGAGGTTTCCGGACAGGGCTGTCTTTATTTCCTGCTCTGTAGGATTCTTTTTTTCCATTAAAAGGGCATAGGCTGAGATCAGCATTCCTGGTGTGCAGAAGCCACATTGTACAGCTCCTTCACTTATGAAAGCCCTCTGCAGCGGATGTAACACTCCGTTTTTTTCCAGTCCCTCCACAGTGATGATTTCCTTTCCCTGAGCCTGTGTCGCAGGCACCAGACATGAATTTACCGCTCTTCCATCCAGGAGAACAGTACAGGCCCCGCATTCACCCTTGCCGCAGCCTTCTTTTGTGCCGACCAGGTTCAGTTTATCACGCAGAAGTTCAAGCAGGGTGGTACACTCGTCCCCTGCCAGTTTATATGACTTGCCATTGACTTTAAAACCGATTTTCATCAGATTTTTCCTCCTTGGTTTAATAATATCGCTAGGCTGCTTTTAAATCAATTCAACTCTAATCCAGGCTGCGCCTAAATCCGATAGTTCCATAGATGGCTAAACTGCTTTTTTTCTTTTTCTGCTTTTGCTATAGTCTCTCGGCTTATCCGATCAACCACCCTGACGAGAAAACCCAGTGCATTGAAAGCGAACATTTTAAGATTTTCTTTGGATCCGGAAAAATGAGGTTGGGAAATTATATCTGTAATCTGGCTGAAAACGCCTATCTGCGGGAAAAGGGTGTTTTTGGCATCGACCTCCCTGGAAAAACCCCAGTGGTGATTCAGAGCAATGATGAATTTTCCTATGGTGATGCAGACCCTTTCACCGATAAAATAGTGCTCAACGAATACTTCGGCGTCAATGAAGATTCCACGCTGCTCCCGCCTTATCAGGAACTGGTCGCTCACGAACTGGCACATATTTTTACCTTCAAGTACCTGTCAGGAAACATTAATCTTTACAAGAGAATGCTGTCTCTCGGCTTGATGCCTCTGTGGCTGATCGAAGGCCTGGCCCAGTATGTCGGGGAATCATGGAATTCATGTCAGGATTCTTATATGCGTTCCGTCTCCCTGGACAACAAATTCATGTCTCTGAGTGATCTGAATTCATTCTATTATTATGATCTTGAAAAAAGACATTGCGGCTATCTGGAAAGTTTTGCACTCGTCAAATTCATCTTTGAGCAGCTGATTCCGGATCAAGGCATTGCAGCTTTTCTCAAAGCCTATTCCAGAAATCCCTTCAGGCTGGAACAGGTCTTTAAATCTCTGACTGGAAAGGATGTATCGGCTGTGTATCAGGAATATCTCAGATTTTATCAGAAGAAGTACGAAAAGGACGCGGTTTACTCTCCCTCTCAATCCCGTTCGATCAAATCTTTCTCGTTCCCGGCTAAATACCAGCGTTACCCGCGTTTCTCTCCTGATGGAAAAACCCTGGCTCTGATCGCTGATCAGAAAAGGGAACTTCATCAACAGAACGACCTTTATTTCTGTGATCTTCTAACAAGTAAATACCGCAAAGTGCTTACAAACATAGACCCTTTTTATGACTTCTCTCCTGACGGGGAAACAATCGTTTACTCACATCTTTATTTTTCCGAGAAAGCCAGGCGCTATCTTTATGATGTCTTTCAGCTTGATATCAGTTCAGGAAAAAAAAGACGCCTCACCACTGATTTTTCCGCACGTTTTCCCTGCTATCTCTCTAATTGCTCAGTGGCCTTCATTCGATACAATCCGTTCGGAAACGGGGTTTACCAGCTGAATCTGAACAGCGGGGAGTGTAAAATGCTGTTTCCTGAGAATACCGGCTATTACTTCTATGCGCTGCGGGCCAGGGAGGGAAAACTCCTGGCCAGCGCCTTTGATGGTCATTCCCGCCAGGTGGTGCTTCTGGATCAGAAAGGAGGACTCTCCCCGCTGACTAATTTTCCAGACGACAACCGGATTCCGGTTGCTACTGAGAACGGTCTTTTCTTCCTCCATCGCACAGCAGGTGAGAAAAGCGTAATTTACGAGCTGGCTGAATCGCCTGTAACCGATAAGGAAACCACTGGTGTCTATTTTTCCCAAGGCGTGCTGTATCAAGTCGGAGATTTTTCAAGGGATATCCTGGATTTCGATCTGTCTGGCAACCTGCTCGCCGTGGCAACATACGAAAAATCATCTTATACCATCCGGGTCTGTGACACTTCCAATCTTTTTAAAAAGCAGATCGTCGCTCCTGTCTGCGGTACCACGGCAGTAGATCTTCGTGGCCTTGATTATCCAGTAAGAGGTTATGACAAAAAACTGAATCTGTCTGCTTTCACACCATGGGGTGAATATGATGATGAAGGCAGAGTAGGTCTGCTGACTTCAATGTCCGATTTCATCGGGTACAACAATTTCCTTGGTAAATTCTTCTACAATCTTGAAACAAAACGCTTTGGAGAAAAAATCGATTTCATTTCCCGGGATTATGCCTTCACCACCAATTTCTCTTATGAAAACAATGTCTACCAAAGCCATTACGGGGACAGCGAATATATTAAACGCAATGAAACACTTGATCTGCAGTTTGATTATCCCTTCAATCCCAAAGAAGTTGTGTTCTGGGGACTGGAAAACAAGAAGATCAGCTCCGTTGAACTGGATCCTCCTATTCTGCCGCCTCCGTTTCAAGGCAACATCAACCTGTTAAAGATCGGGTACAAGTTTTTTAAGCTCAGATCTTCCCCTGACTGGGACATCAATCCCCGGGATGGACGTTCTCTGCGTTTTGATTTCCGCAAAGCCGATCGATTGCTGGGTTCTGAA from Candidatus Wallbacteria bacterium encodes:
- a CDS encoding SpoIIE family protein phosphatase, whose translation is MYFYESINGKPVREIARPQKDIVVLGKNPDCDLVLKLRGISRHHCRIVFESGQFFIEDTGSTLGTFLEKKEVLEKTRIRDLSPVSIGELEFVVSEIPLSFAKELKTTRMIIESYLEQFPDFPAEFKKALEKVISEISTLYDIARQINSEEQSQQIFNHIMDKISSFFGVKRGFIMLLNKEGKYKPVSIKEVEDYFDEGEYHLSKTIVNKVLQSGEGFFTANAAADTGLEMAKSVIQYQIHSVICVPLVSGNRRLGLIYLETESEQPPFKVKDLYFLQAIAEHLAIILDKERLYNELAENKVISEQLHLAQEIQYSCLPAELPEVDGMYFDAHCEFARETGGDFYDLMELDGGRLAFLVGDVSGKGIPSALLSTMGKGIFRAVLSEARSPSQVLCTANRILYQEIKGLFQKMFITLFIGIYDHKKRELTYSSAGHESGYIVRGKELLELPTQGMPLGVNNDSSYTEGKQVLEEQDLVFIYTDGIPEMKNSSGEFYETEKLQKFILEKTPANLLKKKLIRNLAEFQGEADLSDDLTFLYLTLAPELTYVAEMPCDLKTLDDFVRSAETFLTSNGVNGEFLDEVVICLYEALTNGLKYGKKGFPVELKLQILNNKLKAVVKNKKDQMRPIPALNLRTLMDSQTIGKRGLPLVSKLTNEMFFKCDEEDTSFYFYKNYGGD
- a CDS encoding tetratricopeptide repeat protein; this encodes MKQFRSVETDSLPELEGQLMATENPVEIATLLKKIAYTGVNRAAIILKTYLNHGDKRVRANAVEGLGYFNDPELAPFLLGYLERESDPRIKGNIIKILWKYGTGPIREELKKMLVSPNLSELKSGLHVSEQIDDSLTYELLTEASSETSRESRRLILESRRKLSSAPAKYIVFGSKVSKYTATILGLIFLYFAFGWLYRQIPDRGKKGEDINKVAVNQLHRTIAEALGHENYSLAIEYLDQLLRLTPVDRELKLKLAFCYYRLGSLDNAEAYYLESIKDFPREEAFHGLCRVYFKNGNLEKMLSLIIDYQKNFPKGSLREILEANKLLMEKGLEAAASYRETLTVPAEPLCQMALNDLDLEISAKSDLERKNNPSRYAVFLIKKGDYQGAIGVFRDLIDFDSRPTEAYFMLADCYLKIGSPEKARKILQQLLSQGYSRGRVYAKLAEAYLSSGDYGGAYYMCRQGITRGESPELHLLMARISSWFRADEQACQEVDRLLGVSTEPSVKFGGYLQQGAIFHRAGNLAACLCSLDRALKIKPDDPEVGIKMLSVRVEAGTEEIEDLILETDKLCRKDPANPELNNLLGILYYKMGKLEPAISCFKRIMEHEISDWKLVAMNNLGICHAKAGQLSEAEQILDLAFRTSSNPDVCCNLGRLYQQLGQNERARSRYFTALKSDPYHMQALLGLTGKTHKAGDEELSEKLREIFKTVLDRNRMAEPDFSDYLPIYGVE
- a CDS encoding transglutaminase-like domain-containing protein, producing MRTFLLFLFFAFTLHAEKFSYYRNGIKILDLTRDFREERYESRTCRLFILTFSEKKGEEESIHEDTYYEYTDSNLNPVAILKKSKINGELIENLEIKFQAGAAVFFLDGTEFRRSGVPENFYLKFTLPELYRENKITDYEVSEFDVFDEETCRVSRMTSRKLGDRFKQGALEEFAVNYCGREQNLFFNSSRELLTLLDSDLQLIIRRMDESSEPIAPLWVQPVCSLDCSAITDCEIEVGLIEAIAPLLVNGTLTEIKNQRTYLSALNHTGRLPKKISHTISTDEISVLAGQIVKGEENPELIIARISEFCRRLKVELETGVQFRFPADVIKSGTGTRLEVALLFNALLRAVGMEAQDCVGFIYTQGFFRQDFWGRLHLGKDVLDLNYSGLQEALYFPIWEGDLTGKSGLISDLSTLNWIKQSARITQYSRSGKLIHPLDNEPIHQRIGDSFISERLNFTFSLSNSEFTDQYGEFNEIRLQILGTEKSPVEIRVSTEPVGYCSNLQEALAHHVKVLEKESRDFQFGSSAIPAHLPNFIVMNYLIGRPTERKKVFEALRLGKDNLYKIRLDTEDSVDGERYFMDILKSFEEIKS
- a CDS encoding NUDIX hydrolase; this translates as MIYQNPSLTVDGLIYDSRRLLLIKRKNEPFADCWALPGGFVDYGETVEHALRREMLEETSLRVSNIYLFGVFSDPDRDPRSHTASIIYLIPTDSLAQAKPADDAKETSLFPFKELPDLKLAFDHNKIISEFVKFLSDPALYLADRLPCPDGTRLRNGCL
- a CDS encoding FAD binding domain-containing protein, with amino-acid sequence MKNRIYKPRDRKELLHLMETLDPYQIVNGGTDILVKLKEGKFFDSSLIDIHDLEFLQGIDSEESVLRIGGAVTLSEVARDLRIGRDHPELASACLAVGSPQIRNQGTLAGNVANSSPAGDTIPALLVNEARLSIDGIAGKREIELNAFFTGPGLNILQRGEYIEKIIIPAANGAGVFLKMGQRKALAIAKVSLAVRHDTLFRIALGAVYKTPVLARKTMDYLNNCATVGQAERAQAAEIIRTDCEPITDIRSEAGYRLDMVVYLLDKALDQIKILQTH
- a CDS encoding (2Fe-2S)-binding protein → MKIGFKVNGKSYKLAGDECTTLLELLRDKLNLVGTKEGCGKGECGACTVLLDGRAVNSCLVPATQAQGKEIITVEGLEKNGVLHPLQRAFISEGAVQCGFCTPGMLISAYALLMEKKNPTEQEIKTALSGNLCRCTGYDKIVKAVIRAALEIGDEH
- a CDS encoding BamA/TamA family outer membrane protein, with product MAKLLFFFFCFCYSLSAYPINHPDEKTQCIESEHFKIFFGSGKMRLGNYICNLAENAYLREKGVFGIDLPGKTPVVIQSNDEFSYGDADPFTDKIVLNEYFGVNEDSTLLPPYQELVAHELAHIFTFKYLSGNINLYKRMLSLGLMPLWLIEGLAQYVGESWNSCQDSYMRSVSLDNKFMSLSDLNSFYYYDLEKRHCGYLESFALVKFIFEQLIPDQGIAAFLKAYSRNPFRLEQVFKSLTGKDVSAVYQEYLRFYQKKYEKDAVYSPSQSRSIKSFSFPAKYQRYPRFSPDGKTLALIADQKRELHQQNDLYFCDLLTSKYRKVLTNIDPFYDFSPDGETIVYSHLYFSEKARRYLYDVFQLDISSGKKRRLTTDFSARFPCYLSNCSVAFIRYNPFGNGVYQLNLNSGECKMLFPENTGYYFYALRAREGKLLASAFDGHSRQVVLLDQKGGLSPLTNFPDDNRIPVATENGLFFLHRTAGEKSVIYELAESPVTDKETTGVYFSQGVLYQVGDFSRDILDFDLSGNLLAVATYEKSSYTIRVCDTSNLFKKQIVAPVCGTTAVDLRGLDYPVRGYDKKLNLSAFTPWGEYDDEGRVGLLTSMSDFIGYNNFLGKFFYNLETKRFGEKIDFISRDYAFTTNFSYENNVYQSHYGDSEYIKRNETLDLQFDYPFNPKEVVFWGLENKKISSVELDPPILPPPFQGNINLLKIGYKFFKLRSSPDWDINPRDGRSLRFDFRKADRLLGSEVVYNEYRAQWEEYLTLHHNPQSLFLRSAYGIKDKISTLNSPILYGIGGLDTVRGFETDYKFGTRYLLLTGEFRFPLYARIVRPKIGYLYLNKLFGVLFYDSGNCWYSGRPDWSDFLSSCGAEFRLKSLVVGKLPVITRLGYAVQERNGSGNSTFLKFELPLF